In Deinococcus humi, the genomic stretch AGAGGCAGGCTGAAGACACAGTGAGGGAAGAATGAAGCCCTCCTCTGATCCAAACGCGCGCCGACCGCATATGGCTGTTCAGGAGCGCGTGTCCACCTGGGGAGGCACGCGTTCCACTTTTGTTGCCATTCTGCAATTCTGGCCATGATGCCACTTCCGGAAGGCAACGCCACAGACATGCTCCACTGGGACAAGGGTGAGTGGCGGGCCTGGGCCCGCGGTCAGAGGGAACAACTGCCCGATCACTCGGCGGCGATCTCAGCGCAGCTTCTGGCCTTCTTGCACGGCGAGGGCGTACGGCGCGTGCTGGCTTACCGCGCTCTACCCGGCGAACCTGATGTTTCGGCGCTGGCCCACGACTTTGAATTGCTGGCCCCACGCGCCCGCTTCCGCCCCTCCCCCAGGCTGACGCTTCATCCCTGGGACACGGCCACCGAGCCCAGCCGCTTTGGGGCGCTCCAGCCGCCTGCCAACGCTCCTGAAGTGCCACTGGGCGATGTGGACGCCGTGTTGTTGCCCGGCCTCGCCTTCGACACGCAGGGCGTCCGTCTGGGCTACGGGGGCGGTTTCTATGACCGCCTTCTCCCCTCCTTTCAGGGGTTGACGATAGGCGTGATTGCCAGTGCGTTGATTGTGCCGGGGCTACCCGCCGAAAACCATGACTGTCCAGTGACGTGGCTGGCAACGGAGGGCGGTCTCAGGCGCACAAAATCCTGAACTTCACGAACCGCATTCCGGATGTGGGATCCGGGTCAGCGGATTGCCCAGGTCAATCTCGAAGAAAAGGAAGCCTTCCTGTCCAGCGTCGTCGGAACGGTAACCCATGGCCCAGTAGGCTGCGCCTGCCTCACCTGCGTTGGCGTACCAGAAGATATAACGCAGGGGCCGCCGCCCCCAGTCCTCGACCGCTTCCATCAGCAGCTGGGCCACGCCCCGTCGCCTCCACCCTGGAGACACATACAGATCATCCAGCTTGGCTGTGCGGTGCGCGTCGCCGGAACGCAGGTGCGGCCCGTAGTCGTGCAGCACAGCGTAACTAATGTCTTCGTTTCCTCGACAAAAACGGTATAGGCTGGACCGCCACAGAAATCCAGAAAACGGTCTTCCAGCGCCGCCTCGTCTTCTACAAAACCCATATCGAGCAGCATGGGGCGCAGAGCGGGAAAGTCAGAGGGAACACCGGAATGAACAAGCATTCCTATCCGTTGAGGCCATGTCGCCCGAACACCTCCGCCCTCTGTACCATGCGGGCATGCCGCGCCCCCTTCTGCCACTGCTGGGCCTGCTCCTGACGGCCTGCGCTCCTGCCATCAGCGGCCCGGTTCAGCCTCTTCCGGACCTCACCGCGACGCTGACCATTTACGATCCACAGCGACTGCGGGTGGTGGTCATGGGCGATCAGGGGACCGGGACGGAGGTACAGCAGCGGGTGGCGGCGGCCATGCAAACCGTGTGCGCGGCGCAGGCCTGTGACGTGGGGATCGGCCTGGGCGACAATTTCTACCCAGCAGGACCGCGAGCGGCGGACTCGCCGCTGTTCAAGACCCGCTTTGCCGACGTGTACGGCCCGTTGAACATCCCCTTCCTGATGGTGCCAGGCAACCATGACGAGAGCGGCCTTTTCGGCGGCGACGGCACGGACGCGCGGGGTGCAGAAGCACAGGTCGCTTACAGCAAGCTCAATCCGCAGTGGGTGATGCCAGGACGCACTTACCGCGCCCCCGTGAACACCCTAGCCGAGTTCTTCGTGGTGGATACCTCACCGCTAGCCGCCTACCTGCCCGTCCGCCGCGCCAGCGAGCGCCCTGGCGGCCCGTGGGACCTGGCACAACGCGCGTGGCTGAGCCAGGCATTGGGAAACAGCACCGCCCGCTGGAAAATCGTGCTGGGCCATCATCCTCTGTTCTCCAACGGCAAGCATGGGGACGCCGAAAGTTACGATGGGCTGCCCTTCGCCTTCCAGAGGGGGGATGCGGTGCGCGATCTTTACGGTTTGGCCTGTG encodes the following:
- a CDS encoding metallophosphoesterase, coding for MPRPLLPLLGLLLTACAPAISGPVQPLPDLTATLTIYDPQRLRVVVMGDQGTGTEVQQRVAAAMQTVCAAQACDVGIGLGDNFYPAGPRAADSPLFKTRFADVYGPLNIPFLMVPGNHDESGLFGGDGTDARGAEAQVAYSKLNPQWVMPGRTYRAPVNTLAEFFVVDTSPLAAYLPVRRASERPGGPWDLAQRAWLSQALGNSTARWKIVLGHHPLFSNGKHGDAESYDGLPFAFQRGDAVRDLYGLACGKADLLLSGHDHALEVFAPQSECPGTWTAVSGAAGKIEGSKVGIRAAVAEFYDQPGFLWLDLTPQMLTIRVYIVAADGMVNMSWSQVIQK
- a CDS encoding 5-formyltetrahydrofolate cyclo-ligase encodes the protein MMPLPEGNATDMLHWDKGEWRAWARGQREQLPDHSAAISAQLLAFLHGEGVRRVLAYRALPGEPDVSALAHDFELLAPRARFRPSPRLTLHPWDTATEPSRFGALQPPANAPEVPLGDVDAVLLPGLAFDTQGVRLGYGGGFYDRLLPSFQGLTIGVIASALIVPGLPAENHDCPVTWLATEGGLRRTKS
- a CDS encoding GNAT family N-acetyltransferase, whose protein sequence is MLHDYGPHLRSGDAHRTAKLDDLYVSPGWRRRGVAQLLMEAVEDWGRRPLRYIFWYANAGEAGAAYWAMGYRSDDAGQEGFLFFEIDLGNPLTRIPHPECGS